The Canis lupus dingo isolate Sandy chromosome 34, ASM325472v2, whole genome shotgun sequence genome contains the following window.
gaaaccaaaagaagaaagtcTCCCAGTTTTACctgggatggaggtggggcctggggcagtggggagatTTCACAGGGTAAAGATAATGGAGCCTGTCTTAAAGCATGAATGCACAaggggctgaggggtgggagagggcattccaggcagagggaaaagcatagGGGAAAATGGGGCATGAAATAACACAGCATACCAGGGAAGCTCTACATAGTGCATTCTGAGGGTGTTCACATTTGAACGTTGATAGCAATTCTCAGGAATCTGTAAGTTAAGAGGGCTCCAAATACCCCTGCAAGGTTCTGGGTAAGCAGCAGGGCAGTGGGCAGCATTAGCTTATCAGATGTTGGCTGGGCAGGCCAGAACATTGCCTGGCTCAGAGTGCACCCTCCTACCCCCAGAGCGCACCCTCCACTCCAGCCCCCCCCTCACCTCCCTACCCTGGCACGCCCAGACCACTGATCTCTTCCACGTCCCATCCCAGAGTCAGGGCTGGAAACCTTAAGCTGCCCTGACAGCCAGGTGGATGAGAAAGAGGTAGTGCTGAGCATGGAAAAATTAACTCTACACAAAGTTACTGAAAGATCTTCTAAAACAAACTCTCCTAGCAGGAAGGAAGCTGTGGGGTGCGGGGGTAGGGAGGTATATTTATCTTGCACCTGGAGGGCCTGAAGGACTTTCAGTTTGTTACCTTAATCAAATGAGACCCTGACATAGAAAggttttcagttctttaaaaaatgaaatgagagaaatgagaaaggaaacctACCTCTCCTAACCCCGTTATGGGCCAGACGCCACACTCAGCATTACCACATATGATGGACTGGTTCACCTTCACAGCAGCCCAACAAAATAGGTAGTGGTTGGCCCCATcttatagaggaggaaacaggctcgGAAACAGAACTGGTGACTTGTCCATGGCCACATAGAAATGACACGGGAATGAAATGAACTGTGAAGGAACAGTTCGGGATGCAagttttcctttatgtttctattattggcaatatttcaattaaaaaattacaaattattgtACATGTTTTGAAACCTGAAACtatagcatatatttattttatttactcccATAATGTCTGGTTCAGTGTTTGGGACacataggtgctcagtaaattcCTATTAATAAACTGTTAATTCAGGCTTGCTCACCAGCATCCATTTACCATTCTACAATTTGGTTCTCATAACATTTATTATGTTGTAACTAACATAAACTATTTTCCAAGACTCTTTTTCTCTAGAGCAGTAGTTCTTGGCCAGGGGTGATTGTcccccccaggggacatttggcaacgtCTGAAAATATTTGGGGTTGTCACCTTGGAGCTGGGTGTTGTTACTGGCATCCAGCAAGTGGAGGCCAGGTATACTGTTCAATATCGTACAAGGCACAAGGTAGCCCCCATCACAGACTTATCTGGCCCCAAATATTAATACCGCTGCTGTTGAAAAGCACTGGTCTAGAAGGAAGCAACATTTTGAAAAGTGGCTGACAGTATTGCTGAAGCCATTTCTCCTGCGGAAGAAACTAGATGGCTTTCCTGCCTAAATGCATTTGACACAGACCACCAGTTAGGGCAGAGTGCCCACAGGTCAAATCTGGCTTACAACTGTGTTCTGTTGGGCCAGCACTTTtcaagtcttcaaaaaaaaatgtgttgccaacatttaaaaataaaaagatctggaTATTTCTGCCTTGTCTTGAACAGTCAGGAGATCTGATAACACTGGTTTCTTGTTACCACCCAAGAGAggtaatatgtaaaatatttgacaACTGACATAGTAGGGTAGCAGCCACTCAGAATGTATACCCCATCATCCGGAATGAATGTCCACTGTGAAGGACAGTGAAAGTCCCCAGGGGGAGATGCCGGCCAGCCACGGACACTGCCAGCCAGAGCTGACGAGTGGCTGCCCCTCTGGGGAGGATGGGCACTCCCTACCCCACCCTTGTGTCTCCTCACTTCTGAGGCTTGCCTCCGTCATCTCATTACTCCATGTTTTCCTTATGCAGACTTAATGGGAAGATGAAGTCTTCACCaaaagtgggaaaataaaaaagaaagactgcctgtttctaggaaaaaaaaaaattttattagccTACTTCTTTCATTAAGCTCTATGCTTAGTCCCTGTAATCCTTGGGTTTGTGGCCACCATTTTAGCTTAAAcaagttctcttttaaaatatggaaattctCCTGAAGGACTCAGGCTGGTGGGAAAATTTACTTTCTATAagcttctttgcttttctcatgTTGTAGAGCTAAGGTCAGCTGCTTGAGAAACTGGTGCTGGGGAATGAAATGAATAAGGTGAATTTGGTTGGCAGGACCTAGGCAAAGCATCTATTGCAAGCTTGGGGCCACAGCTAGTGGCTCTTCTTGCTCCTTCCAGAAaatgggtggagggagagaaggccCTGCTGCTCCATCTAGCTCTATCTCAGTATTCATTTCCTACCCATACTTCTGGAGGCACAGAGATTTGCAGAAAGGTAGGGGTTCAACCTTTGGGTGGAGTTTGGTCAAACAGAATCCAGCCTGAAGGCATTGGAAGGGCAGGCATATAGGGCAtcaggagacagaggagaggagCAAAAAGAGACATTGAAGGGTGCCAAAGAAACTTGCAGGCCTGCCTAAGGCAGTGGCCACTGCGTGCTACAGACAAACACTGGAGTTTTCTGATGCCTTCCCTCAGACAGTTACTCACACAAGCAGTAATCTGGGTGGAATCAAGCTTTGAACTGAAGCATAAATACTTGTGCCTGAACCCTCTGCCCTTTTGCTGAAGTGACTTTAGAAGAATTTCAGGCCCCTTTGTAGGTTTTACCTTAGCTGTCCAGTGGTAGAGAACATATTCTGCCCAGAATGTTCTGGTGTGAGAGAGAATGTTTTGCCCATTTGATACTGAAAGCAAACCTCTGGCTTCTCAAGTGTATTTCTACCTCAAGGAAAACCATATGCACAAGGAAGATAAAGCCTTGGACACCAAGTTAAGAACATCAACACCCTTTATTGAACATTGTTAGGTGTCAAGCACTGTGCAAGACCATTTACATACGCCATTTCTGATTCTCCCAAGGATCCCACTAGGAGatgtaattatttccattttatagacaagaaaatgTGCCTCCACCAGTCCAAAATTGTGTGGCTGATAAGTACTATGGCTGAGAGCCAATATTGACTTGTTTCATGGCAATGTCTATGCTCATTCCTCTCCAAGCTCTGCTACTCAAGACCCCTCTAACTTAGGGGTCACACTGGACAGGTTAAGAAGGAAGCCCACACCAAGTCCCAGCTGCAAATGTCCTCTTGGCACCTCCTTCCCAGCTCTTACTCGGCCTATTTGAATGACACTTCAGGAGAAGCTGGGACAAATCTCTCCTTTGAGAGTGGGGTGACCAACATTGTATCCCCAAGATATTTATCCACTCGAGTCATTGTAATCATAGCTACTGGCtattgaacatctgctttccAAGTACTGGACAATGCTTTTTACACAGGTGATCTTTAATTCCCTTTCCCCATTTCTCAAGTGTTAAAATAAAGCTCAAACAGGTTAAATTGCCTGCCTGATGTCATAGGGAGAACAAGTGACAGAGTCAAATTTCAGCCAAGACTCTCTAATCTCATGTCCATAGTCTCTCTACTCCACTCTGTTGTCTACCCCTTTTGTAATACCATCTGAAAAACCCAGTGTGTGGTTAGTCCCTGAATTTTGCCTGCTGCATTTGGAAAGAACCTATTGTGACATTTGACTTGGTCTTATAATAATCCTATTTCTGTGTGTGCACTGGGAGTTTCAATGGGCCTGTTGATCTGTACAACTTCCTCCTTTGGATGGTTTGCAAAGGGCACCTGTGGCTGGGTTCCCCAAGGCCAAGTCTCCCCTAAGAGGCATTGAAGCCCTTCTTGGGCTGCACAGAGGAGGCTGAAGGGGGAAGAAGGTAAACATAAGATGTCGACacttccttcctctccatctccatgCCCTTCTTTCTTATCAGGGAATATCTCAAAAGGCTCTGACATCTATTTCCTTTGGAACTTAAAGTCAAGTGTGGAGTTGCACCACTGGGTCCCAGGGTGAGGAATAGGGAAAGCAATGCTAGAGCCAGTTAGTATGAAAGAGCTCAGCCCTTACCTTCAAAAATGTGAGATTCACAAATCCACCCTGGAAATTCAAAAGGAGGTTGGATTTTTGGGAGCCACAGTTCCCAGAAGTTTGGGTTGCATTGGGGTCGATGTTGAAGTATCTCTGAGGTGAAAAAACCTAAACCAAATAAAATAGAGCAGATCAATGAGAAGTAGACGAAAACTCTAGCTAGGGAACCAGAAGCACAGGCTAGTAAGTGAGCCTGAGACTCAAGTCATGTGAAAATTTCAAAGTCCCTAAAAAACACCTCTCATTCCTAAACTAtgttcaaaagattttttaaagaaagagttcTCCCACAGGAAGAGTTCCTCAATCGATCATTTATAGCCAGTCTATTCCTGATAGACTGCatggaatttaatttttgttaaattaagCATGTTACAGGGTACTATAGGAAAGGCCTTGCTGTCTAATGTACTTCTGTTTCAAATGAAAACCTGAATGCGGAGGTTTCACAAAACCTTTGTGGAAaaacaaagtattatttttacaGTGATTCCTTTAGTAGTCAAATCATCTTAACCCCACTCCCATCCCATCTAATCTTCTTGTTAACCTGGACTTGTGATACTAATGTCACAGCTGGCTGGAACCATGGACCATGTAAGCCAAACCCTTCACTTCACAGGAAAGTTGCTGAGGCCTGAAGTCATCAGGAGGGGTATGGTCCAGCTGGGGTCACCACTGAACACACCCCAACACTCCTCCCATGTTGGCTAAAAAGTGAGAGGTATGCATAGTTACAATTTTGCTGTCTGTCTTCATCCAGCCAATCAttatcagttttcatttttatatgtattctaaaacagattcatcttttttaaaaaagatttatttatttattcatgagagacacacgcagagagagagagagagagagagagagagagaggcagagacacaggcagagggagaagcaggctccctgcagggagccggacatgggactcgatctcggatctctaggatcaggccctgggccgaaggcggaaccaaactgctgagctacccaggctgccccagattcATCTTTTAATGGAGCACCTTGGAGAAAGAGGAgcttgcagctttttttttttttttcatcaaaagacacaagaTGCAGGGGAATATTTAATCTTAGCGAGACACACTGAACTCAAACTTTTTGAAGACAGTATTACAGTCGTATGGCCCCAACTTACCGACTTTGTGTCTTGAACCATAAGCTCTATCCCCATCTCTGCTTTGATGCAGAGCCTGCTTCCATTTAGAACTTGATAAATTCCAGTCTTGGGTGATGAAGGCTGAGGTGCAAGAGTGGGCCCAGAAGCTGGGGTGGCAGGTGAGGCCGTTTGGGTGGTGTTGTGTGCTGCTGTGGTTGGTCCCGGGGCATGAGTGGATTGAGCAGACTTGTGACTGGATGTGCTCTTATGTGTTGAGGTGGACAAAGTTGCTGGAAGGGTGGTCTGGTTACCAAAATGGGTGGTTTTCCTAGTTTTGTGGCTGAGAGTTGAGGGGTTGGTTCTTGTTGTATGGGCCAATGGAGTGCTGGTGGTTGGCAGTGAACCTGGGTCTGCACTAGGGCCAATTGTAGCCTCAGTGACTGGAGCAGCTGTGTTTGAGTTATTGGGTGTGACGATGGTAGTGACTAGGGTGTAGATTATTGGGCTGCTAGATGGGGTGCTGTTTGCAGTTACCAAGGAAGTTGTTACTAGAGTTTTTACTGTTGTATGTGTGGTTGGGGGCTCAGAGCTGGAGGTTGTGGCAGCTCTTTGAGAGGCGATATGACCATCCATTGATCTTGCTGCTAAAGTTTGGCTAGGTACTTGGTTAGTTAGATGCAGGAAAGGTTTTGCTGTGGCCCGTACTGTTGCTGCTGTTGTAGGTTGAAAGTCCACAgtttctggaaacatttttgctCTTATTTGACTGCCATAATGCAAAATCACTGCaaattaggaaacaaaatgtTACCATGCTAAGAACTCACATTAGTGagtcccttccccaccccaaagTGAATTTCTTCactacaaattaaaatttatttatttatttacttttctctttgagATAGTAACTTTATTGCttccatatatatattcagaaatgtaattgctggatcacatgatcACATGGTGGCTctacttttaagtctttttttttttaagattttatttatttattcatgagagacagagagacagagagagagagagagagagagagaggcagagacacaggcagagggagaagcaggctccacgcaaggagcctgacacaggaccagatcctgggatcccaggatcactccatgagccaatggcaggcaccaaactgctgagccacccagggagccccctacttttaagttttttgaagATAAATATGACTTATTGTATGATTTTCAAACATGcttatttacttttaatgaagaatatgtatatatttagatttGGGTGAAATTTATAAGAGTATAACAATGAAGTGAAGATCGCCAACAATTCTACCACAAGGCCACAATTTAAAAGTTTGGGTTGTACTCGTGTTTCTTACAGGGTTGTGATCATACTACAGATATTCTTCTGTGTCCAGCCCCTTTGTCTGTATGGGGTGTGGTACTAGCACCACAAAGTGGTCATGCTTAGCTAAATATCTAAGCATTGATGCCCTTTCATTCCCCATCTTCCAATGTGAATCCAGATAGTTCTGGATGGAGAGTGTTCCTGGGTGGGGTGTTGCTGTAATGCCCTGATGGAACTGGAGAGCATCAATGTGGTAAAAAAAGACTTACATAGAATTATGTAGTTTGCAAACAATCAATCATACAATCCTAGTTTCAAAAGGGGTCTTAATAATCATCTAGTCCAAATCCTAtgtgatatgtgaattatatctatGAATATTTCCATGTGTTCATCCAGTCTATGCA
Protein-coding sequences here:
- the LAMP3 gene encoding lysosome-associated membrane glycoprotein 3; translation: MSWQLSAAVALFVSLALILHYGSQIRAKMFPETVDFQPTTAATVRATAKPFLHLTNQVPSQTLAARSMDGHIASQRAATTSSSEPPTTHTTVKTLVTTSLVTANSTPSSSPIIYTLVTTIVTPNNSNTAAPVTEATIGPSADPGSLPTTSTPLAHTTRTNPSTLSHKTRKTTHFGNQTTLPATLSTSTHKSTSSHKSAQSTHAPGPTTAAHNTTQTASPATPASGPTLAPQPSSPKTGIYQVLNGSRLCIKAEMGIELMVQDTKSVFSPQRYFNIDPNATQTSGNCGSQKSNLLLNFQGGFVNLTFLKDENSYYINEVGAYLAVSNPEKIYQGMKSSVVMFETGVGHSFKCVSEQSIQLSTHLQLKTMNVQFQAFDFEDDHFGNVDECSSDYTVVLPVIGAIVLGLCAVGLIVYGIHLRREPSGYQRI